One Hydrogenoanaerobacterium saccharovorans DNA segment encodes these proteins:
- a CDS encoding tRNA 2-thiocytidine biosynthesis TtcA family protein, which yields MQKMIGYMRKAITDYHMLENGDSVAVGVSGGKDSVTLLCGLAKLRSILGIDYKVVAITLDPGFGGEQTDYSPIQKLCNELDVPYIIKRTQIGEVVFDIRKEENPCSLCARMRRGALHDAAIEAGCNKVALGHHYDDAIETFMMNLFNEGRVGCFQPVTYLSRKNITMIRPMVYAPEKDIKSAVNRCELPVVKSKCPADGVTERTRMKEYLVNLDHEHRGIKKRIFGAMVRGHVSGW from the coding sequence ATGCAAAAAATGATTGGATATATGAGAAAAGCAATTACCGATTACCATATGCTTGAAAACGGCGACAGTGTTGCGGTGGGTGTTTCGGGCGGTAAAGATTCGGTCACCCTGCTGTGCGGGCTTGCAAAACTGCGAAGCATTTTGGGTATCGACTATAAAGTGGTGGCAATTACATTAGACCCCGGCTTTGGTGGTGAACAAACAGATTATTCCCCCATTCAAAAACTTTGCAATGAATTGGATGTGCCTTACATTATAAAGAGGACGCAAATCGGTGAGGTTGTGTTTGATATTCGTAAGGAGGAAAACCCTTGCAGCCTGTGCGCCAGAATGCGCCGCGGTGCGCTGCACGATGCTGCGATTGAGGCGGGCTGTAACAAGGTGGCGTTGGGGCACCATTACGACGATGCAATCGAAACATTTATGATGAACCTGTTTAACGAGGGCAGGGTGGGGTGTTTTCAGCCGGTAACCTATCTTTCGCGCAAAAACATTACGATGATTCGTCCGATGGTTTATGCCCCCGAAAAGGACATAAAAAGCGCAGTGAACCGCTGTGAATTGCCTGTGGTAAAAAGCAAGTGCCCTGCCGACGGCGTTACCGAGCGCACCCGTATGAAAGAATATCTTGTTAATTTAGACCATGAGCACCGCGGAATTAAAAAGCGCATTTTCGGCGCCATGGTGCGCGGGCATGTTTCGGGTTGGTAA
- a CDS encoding helix-turn-helix domain-containing protein translates to MNELSNLCGLTPSTVYSLMDPTRKDVRITTIKKICDGLEITLGEFFTSAEFDNLEHLEQEIK, encoded by the coding sequence ATAAATGAATTATCTAACCTTTGCGGGCTTACCCCGTCTACGGTGTACAGTTTAATGGATCCCACCAGAAAAGATGTGCGAATCACTACGATTAAAAAAATTTGCGATGGTTTGGAGATAACATTGGGCGAGTTTTTCACCAGTGCTGAATTTGATAATTTAGAGCATTTAGAGCAAGAAATAAAATAA
- a CDS encoding helix-turn-helix domain-containing protein, with product MDIVDGLITIKDYGRIRLKFKEVMDSRGITRNRLATLIGARFEVADRLYAGTLEKLDLDILARVCCVLKCNVSDVLEFEEKNNGNNT from the coding sequence GTGGATATTGTTGATGGATTGATTACTATAAAAGATTACGGCAGAATACGTTTAAAGTTTAAAGAGGTTATGGACAGCCGTGGAATTACGCGAAATCGTCTTGCTACTTTGATAGGTGCTCGTTTTGAAGTTGCCGACCGACTTTATGCAGGAACTTTAGAAAAGCTTGATTTGGATATCTTGGCTCGTGTTTGTTGCGTGCTAAAATGTAATGTTTCAGATGTACTCGAATTTGAAGAAAAAAACAATGGTAATAACACATGA
- a CDS encoding HAD family hydrolase: MSTLYITDLDGTLLNKQSAVSEHSAKIINQLIDQGALFSVATARSAASAMEKLSDIHFHLPVALMNGVLMFDTHTHTYTHHIAIDNVNAATVMDVMDKYGQTAYVFTFAQNQLYANYKCFSTQFQQKFCDERKSSGLKKFEMVDTFQSLLGVRDVIFFSMTGTYEQLLPICDELKTVTQGLNILMYKDFVEGIWFLEIFDASASKASALRYLKQYSGASEAVCFGDNYNDVDMMHTADRSYAVANAVDAAKQAATAVIGYNYNDAVAEFIREDYKKADIK, from the coding sequence ATGAGCACCCTATACATCACCGATTTAGACGGCACCCTCTTAAATAAGCAATCCGCAGTGTCCGAGCATTCGGCAAAAATTATCAACCAATTGATAGACCAAGGTGCGCTGTTCAGCGTTGCCACCGCCCGCTCGGCTGCATCGGCTATGGAAAAGCTAAGCGACATTCACTTTCATCTGCCCGTTGCTTTAATGAACGGCGTACTGATGTTTGATACTCATACTCACACTTATACGCACCATATTGCAATAGATAACGTAAACGCTGCAACGGTAATGGATGTGATGGACAAATACGGGCAGACTGCCTACGTATTCACGTTTGCACAAAACCAGCTTTATGCCAACTACAAATGCTTTTCAACCCAATTTCAACAGAAGTTTTGTGACGAGCGCAAATCCAGCGGGCTGAAAAAGTTCGAGATGGTAGACACCTTTCAGTCTCTGCTCGGCGTACGGGATGTCATCTTTTTTAGCATGACCGGTACATACGAACAGCTTTTGCCCATCTGCGACGAACTTAAAACGGTTACCCAAGGGCTTAACATATTAATGTATAAAGACTTTGTGGAGGGCATTTGGTTTTTAGAAATATTTGACGCAAGCGCAAGCAAGGCAAGCGCACTGCGTTACCTCAAACAGTATAGCGGTGCCAGTGAGGCGGTTTGCTTTGGCGATAACTACAACGATGTAGACATGATGCACACTGCCGACCGCAGCTATGCTGTTGCAAATGCCGTGGATGCAGCAAAACAGGCAGCAACCGCGGTTATCGGGTACAATTACAACGATGCAGTTGCAGAATTTATACGAGAAGATTATAAAAAAGCGGACATCAAATGA
- a CDS encoding MurT ligase domain-containing protein produces MRFKLALLVGKLIHFLGKYVGKATNLPGEFAMKICPDMMGRFQFKGKVIAVTGSNGKTTTANMLAHILTDQGYKVANNAKGSNLTGGVATTLLTASSFGGVISEDFVVLEVDERFSRLIFKFFSPDYLLCTNLFRDQLTRNGNIDVIIEKLHEAIKPSVKLILNANDPISGNLAPQNERVYYGMDRTPQSTFDCPNITHDAKVCPKCFGRMRYDFFHYNHIGQFTCLACGYQTPEAKYFATNVDFASGEFKINGISVCTDYRPPFNLLNMTAAVAACCEMGLDINKVCASVSRFRVMKQRYDEFKVGDRTAIMILSKNQNPVSFDQSISYVLELPGEKTVVALVNNINHTGHRDTTWLYDISFERLLGKVHSVVCTGPRAYDLAVRLKLAGFADEAIKVEREVTNIKPVVDETKGSICILTELYDANSILEVISK; encoded by the coding sequence ATGAGATTCAAACTGGCTTTACTGGTTGGCAAGCTGATACATTTCCTAGGCAAATATGTGGGCAAAGCTACCAATCTCCCCGGCGAATTTGCAATGAAAATTTGCCCCGATATGATGGGCAGATTTCAGTTTAAAGGCAAGGTGATAGCCGTTACGGGCAGCAACGGCAAAACAACCACAGCCAATATGCTGGCACACATCCTCACCGACCAAGGCTACAAGGTTGCCAACAACGCAAAAGGCAGCAACCTCACAGGCGGTGTGGCAACCACTTTGCTTACTGCATCGAGCTTTGGCGGTGTTATATCTGAAGACTTTGTCGTGCTTGAGGTGGATGAGCGTTTCTCCCGCCTTATTTTTAAGTTTTTTTCACCCGATTATCTTTTGTGTACCAATTTGTTCCGCGACCAGCTTACCCGCAACGGCAACATCGATGTCATCATCGAAAAACTGCACGAAGCAATTAAGCCCTCGGTAAAGCTGATACTCAACGCGAACGACCCGATCAGCGGCAACCTCGCGCCCCAAAACGAGCGCGTTTACTATGGGATGGACAGAACCCCGCAATCTACCTTTGACTGCCCCAACATCACCCACGACGCAAAAGTTTGCCCCAAATGTTTTGGCAGAATGCGTTATGACTTTTTTCATTACAATCACATCGGGCAGTTTACTTGCCTTGCGTGCGGTTACCAAACCCCTGAGGCTAAATATTTTGCCACAAACGTAGATTTTGCAAGCGGCGAATTCAAGATAAACGGCATTTCGGTGTGCACCGATTACCGCCCGCCGTTTAACCTTTTGAATATGACAGCCGCTGTGGCTGCATGCTGCGAAATGGGGTTGGATATCAATAAAGTATGTGCGTCAGTTTCGCGTTTTCGTGTAATGAAACAGCGTTACGATGAATTTAAAGTGGGCGACAGAACCGCCATTATGATTCTGTCCAAAAACCAAAACCCTGTATCGTTCGACCAGTCCATCAGCTATGTATTAGAGCTGCCGGGTGAAAAAACCGTGGTGGCACTGGTAAACAACATCAACCACACCGGCCATCGCGACACCACATGGCTTTATGATATCAGCTTTGAACGCCTGCTGGGCAAAGTGCACTCTGTGGTATGTACCGGCCCGCGCGCTTACGACCTTGCCGTGCGCTTAAAGCTTGCCGGCTTTGCCGATGAGGCTATTAAGGTTGAGCGTGAAGTGACAAATATCAAGCCTGTGGTTGATGAAACCAAGGGCAGCATCTGTATTTTAACCGAGCTTTACGACGCAAATTCTATTTTGGAGGTAATCAGCAAATGA
- a CDS encoding DUF3267 domain-containing protein, whose product MSKQKNREEQIRIEQYNKVCNEMLLQGYTKHNKTISVLKANVMALVTAGPVAFVCFFLYMLKWKVTSFTFTIWAPLVFLTISLICIFVHELLHGLTWALFCKDGWKSIHLGFMWRSLTPYCTCKEPLNFKSYLLGGLMPFFILGIVWFGVAYVRGNLLLLTLSLFNILAAGGDTTIALMLLKYRKACIIDHPTECGFVAFTK is encoded by the coding sequence ATGTCAAAACAAAAAAATCGCGAAGAACAAATTAGAATCGAGCAATATAATAAGGTATGCAACGAAATGCTGCTGCAAGGTTATACTAAACACAACAAAACCATTTCGGTGCTAAAAGCAAATGTTATGGCTTTAGTTACGGCAGGCCCTGTTGCATTTGTTTGCTTCTTTTTATATATGCTAAAATGGAAGGTAACCAGTTTTACATTTACCATATGGGCACCTTTGGTTTTTTTGACAATTTCATTAATCTGCATATTTGTGCATGAACTGCTGCACGGCTTAACATGGGCGCTTTTTTGCAAAGATGGTTGGAAAAGCATCCACTTAGGCTTTATGTGGCGCTCACTCACCCCTTATTGCACCTGCAAAGAACCGCTGAATTTTAAAAGCTATTTGCTGGGCGGGCTGATGCCGTTTTTCATCTTGGGCATTGTATGGTTCGGCGTTGCGTATGTTCGAGGCAATCTCCTGTTACTTACGCTCAGTTTGTTTAACATCCTTGCCGCCGGCGGTGACACAACCATTGCGCTGATGCTGCTGAAATACCGCAAGGCTTGTATTATCGATCATCCTACCGAATGCGGTTTTGTTGCATTTACAAAATAA